The Streptomyces sp. NBC_00691 genome has a segment encoding these proteins:
- a CDS encoding nuclear transport factor 2 family protein: MTAPGTPHDLDIAEAVAGELALLDPAVRVSRARAAELLDPAFVEVGASGRRWTYEEMLAALPEMSGATENGPRHEPTALSGTLLAPGVVHLTYETLLDGRRARRSSLWRRDPAAPAGTGLRMYYHQGTPVPETDVQP; the protein is encoded by the coding sequence CCTCGACATCGCCGAGGCCGTCGCCGGTGAACTGGCGCTCCTTGACCCGGCCGTACGCGTCTCCCGGGCGCGCGCCGCCGAACTTCTCGACCCCGCGTTCGTCGAGGTCGGCGCCTCCGGCCGGCGCTGGACGTACGAGGAGATGCTCGCCGCGCTCCCCGAGATGTCCGGCGCCACGGAGAACGGACCGCGCCACGAGCCCACCGCCCTCTCCGGGACGCTGCTCGCCCCCGGTGTCGTCCACCTCACGTACGAGACGCTCCTCGACGGCCGGAGGGCCAGGCGCAGCTCGCTCTGGCGCCGGGACCCCGCCGCGCCGGCCGGGACGGGCCTGCGGATGTACTACCACCAGGGAACGCCCGTACCCGAGACGGACGTTCAGCCGTAG